The DNA region ACCGTGTTTTCAGGATGCTACATACAAATGAACAAATGGGGAAACAAAACCCTGTCGGGACGCTTCAAGAAGTTTTAATGTACAGAAAGTTCACTTTCATACCTTTTTAATTTAGAGCACAACACGtgcacagaaacagcaacagaaatggGAGCACGGGGACGAATGCAAGTGGGGGAAATGTCCTCAGTGTGGAATGTAAGATAAGACTTGCATAAGAGAGGGTCCACGTGTGCGAGGCCACGTGCACATCACCACGTGCACATCACCAGCATGTGGAACCCTGGGTTTACTCAACGTCCTCTTCTGTGAGCCACCGAGAGCTGGCGATTCTCTGTAAGACAGGATAGAAACCTTAAGAtcaagcgtgcacacacacggcagCTGCTCACGTTTCTGTTTTAGAGGTGAAATAACTGGGAGCGACGGCTCGGCCCTCAGTTTTGGATGATTCTAACGTTGATCTTGCACCCTCTCTTGTCCCAGGagccacaggctgcagctggggggTTTGTGAGGATGCTGCCAGTGGTGGCCGGCGGGGGGACTACCTGGCCCACGGCGGGCAGCCTGCTCAGCATCATCTGGAAGACTGGGGGTGGCAGCGTctgctggaggacctggagcagCTTCTGAGGCTGCTCACACACAGCGATGGCGTTGGTCAGGTGGTCCACACCTGTCTCCAGCTCACCTGCTCACAAGAGCACAATTGAAGCGGAACGCCATGTAAACGTTTTCCATCCATTACACCTGGATAAATGGAGCGGAAACGGGACCTACCTGCGGCCAGGTGCTCCTCGCCCAGCTGGATTTCTTGCAGGAAAAACCTCTGAACAGCTTCTGGGTCCTTCAGATCCGGCAGCTGCAGAGAAGAAGCTGCAAAATGATCCCTGCGGAACATGTAAAGGGCGGTGAGATGTGAATCTCTGCTGAACTCACTTCAGACAGGCCAGACTTCTCGAATGCAACCCTCTTCTGCCGTCTACCTGCAACACAGAGACAGGTGAAGCCGCGCCGCCTTCTCTGACCGGACCGGACCACGTGGTCGCCGGTCCGTCTCTTTAGTTTCCAACCGAGCCTCACGGCTGGAAAGAGCTAAATGCGGGGTCATTTTCTGCACTGCCAGTAACGACTAACGGGAGAGAGGCTCGTTTTAAACGGTTTTAGACGGTCACGTCTCCATTACGACTGTCAGGGGCTGCGCGCGCGCTGGTTCCCTCGGTTGTCGCGGTAACTTACGTTCCCGCAGCTTTTCTTTGAAATGAGGCTCATTTCGTCGCTTTCTGTCGAAGTAAATACAATATGCGACAAGCAGAGCTCCACACGCCCCGACGACGACAGCGCTCGTCCGGCCGCTCATTATGCGTGACCACAGGGAGGACGGAGCACGCTGGCTAGTTAGCAGCTAGCATGTCGCAGCGGAAACGCGCAGACGAAGCGCGACGCAACTTGATGACGTAAAGACTGTGAATCACATTAAACGTCTCTCCCGCGAGAAACAGTATTTAACCTTTTAtttatgaagaaaaataactcaTTTTAGATAGTGTGAATATTTAGCATTGCAACGCATTAGCTAAAGTAAAATCCATCCGCGCGAAGGTCAATAAAATTGCGAAAGTTCCCATCATTGACGCGCACACTGCATTTCACAAACTATGGCATTTATTTCAAACAGAGGCTTCTGCTTTGCTTTTTACAATAAATTACACAGTGACCATCATTAGATGAGCCTAATAAATACTATTGAGCGTTTCCCGATAAGCTCCTTTACTTTCTTTTAAGCTATGCGCCATTTTCATGTACAAGTTCATACAGCTTTTGCTTCGGGCCACACAAAAGTGTCCTGTCGCATCCAAAACTACCATTTTGCTTTGAAAATCACGAGGCATGAAAAGCAAAAGTGAAGCTAAAGAAAATATATGACATGGCTACTGAAATAAATGTCAAGcagaacaaaacaacacaagtaTGTTACAAGAACACAAATATGAGGAGCAAATGggccagaaacacacatgctgtAACCCTCAGTATTTACACTCAAACTACAGTTAAAACCGTAAAAGTGTCTGTACACAAAAGTACACATTATTAACAGTGCAAGATATTAAATAGCTTGACTCAAAAACACTTCTCAATATACAAATGTATAACAAAAGCAATACAATTACATACAAATGCCAAACAAAATGTAACCTCAGGTTATCGTAGTCGGGGCTCTATACAGAGGAAACAGCGGAGACGTCTTCAGAAATGTATACACATACCTCAATTTATGATATAAATGCACATTTACAATAGCTTTACCTTGAATCTAGTCATAGCACAGGAAAGAGAAGCTAACAGTTTTTGGTAGGGGTGAATATGGGGCAGAGCTGGCGCGTCCGTGTGGACTGTGATGATCGAAAGTGGCAGATGCTGAGACAATTTCATCGCTTTATGTGCAATAAAGCAAGAACGATTACGAAAGAAACACTGCTGATGTGGGAGTTAGCTTCATTCACGTGCGCCGCAGTTCTGAGCAAGAGCTGAAATACTCACAGCTGACTTCAGAGTTGCTCGATCCAGTTAGATGTGCAACCGAGGACATTAACGGCGCCGTGCAAACCTTGAATAGAAACACTGGCGCGGAGCGACAGAAAGGCTCACGTGCGAAAATTAACGTGACCACGAGATGTTGGCAGCCTCCATCCTTGCACGTTTGACACCCTTCAACTTACCAAAGCCGGACAAGCGTTCAGTAGTACCCAGCAGGTGATCCAGTAGTGTTCTGCCCTGACGTGTCTGCTCAGTGGTGTCAGATCAAAACCTCCATCTGTCCGACGCAGCGGCCCCGACCCCCCCTGGGAGGGCCGTCCTTCCTGTGGCGCCTCGGGTCCGAGAAGAGGAGCATGGAAACAAGTGCTGCCCTTTTTCAAAGTGCCTGATAGGAAAGAACAAAAAGGCACTACAGTATCCGACCAGCGCCACCCACCCAGCTGTGGATGGACCGGAACCCCCACCAGCGCAGACACGTACACGGGCacatacgtgcacacacaccacacggaGGCGTTTTAAACCCTTCTGGACTCCCACCACCTTCACGGGAAAGAACCCCTCACCAATACAAAAGGGAGAGTTATTGCTTGAAAAAAGGATTCTTACAAATCTTCAATAAAGGAGCACGTCGATTTTTGTCAAATTTTATCCCCAATACAATCTCCGTAAAAGTGCACTTAAGTGCCGTTAGCTTGCCAAGAAAACAGTTGTCGATAAAAAATAGTGCTTgattcttttgatttttttgtctCTGGTCTGGATGTTGTGCCCCCGTCGTTATGATCTGCTCGTGGTGGCGCT from Takifugu rubripes chromosome 4, fTakRub1.2, whole genome shotgun sequence includes:
- the tomm20a gene encoding translocase of outer mitochondrial membrane 20 isoform X1 codes for the protein MSGRTSAVVVGACGALLVAYCIYFDRKRRNEPHFKEKLRERRRQKRVAFEKSGLSELPDLKDPEAVQRFFLQEIQLGEEHLAAGELETGVDHLTNAIAVCEQPQKLLQVLQQTLPPPVFQMMLSRLPAVGQRIASSRWLTEEDVE
- the tomm20a gene encoding translocase of outer mitochondrial membrane 20 isoform X2 — translated: MTPHLALSSREARLETKETDRRPRGPVRSEKAARLHLSLCCRDHFAASSLQLPDLKDPEAVQRFFLQEIQLGEEHLAAGELETGVDHLTNAIAVCEQPQKLLQVLQQTLPPPVFQMMLSRLPAVGQRIASSRWLTEEDVE